In Eriocheir sinensis breed Jianghai 21 chromosome 3, ASM2467909v1, whole genome shotgun sequence, a genomic segment contains:
- the LOC127003553 gene encoding titin-like isoform X32 yields MRPMRVVRKVVPVMRPMRVVRKVVPVMRPMRVVRKVVPVMRPMRVVRKVVPAVRPMKVVRKVVPVMRPMKVVRKGVPSVRQGKVFVVHRVVEYVTPSVVTKRFPVVTQKKVLAKVPPTVTEGNIPVVTEKKVTENLIPSVTEGKVPVVTTEKVAEQAAPSATEEIVSVPKEQENVPVMTEKEVENLIPSVTEGKVPVVPQQEIVDKVAPSATEEIVSVPKMQENVPVVTEEKAENLIPSVTEGKVPVATTEKVAEQAAPSATEEIVSVPKMQENVSVVTEEKAENLIPSVTEGKVPVATTEKVAEQAAPSATEEIVSVPKMQENVPVVTEEKAENLIPSVTEGKVPVATTEKVAEQAAPSATEEIVSVPKMQENVPVVTEEKAENLIPSVTEGKVPVATTEKVAEQAAPSATEEIVSVPKMQENVPVVTEEKAENLIPSVTEGKVPVATTEKVAEQAAPSATEEIVSVPKMQENVPVVTEEKAENLIPSVTEGKVPVATTEKVAEQAAPSATEEIVSVPKMQENVPVVTEEKAENLIPSVTEGKVPVVPQQEIVDKVAPSATEEKVPVVVKEKVIEQAAPQERVIEKVPPAATEEKVPVAVKEKVSEQAAPSGTEEIVTVPKEQEQVPVVTEEKVVE; encoded by the exons aTGAGGCCAATGagggtcgttagaaag gtagtccctgttATGAGGCCAATGagggtcgttagaaaggtagtccctgttATGAGGCCAATGagggtcgttagaaag gtagtccctgttATGAGGCCAATGagggtcgttagaaaggtagtccctgctgtgaggccaatgaaggtcgttagaaaggtagtccctgttatgaggccaatgaaggtcgttagaaaggGTGTGCCCTCGGTGAGACAAGGAAAAGTCTTCGTTGTGCATCGAGTTGTTGAATACGTCACCCCTTCGGTGGTAACAAAAAGATTCCCCGTTGTGACACAGAAGAAGGTTCTTGCAAAGGTTCCCCCTACGGTGACAGAAGGAAACATCCCCGTTGTTACAGAAAAGAAAGTTACTGAGAATCTTATCCCCtctgtgacagaaggaaaagtgcCGGTTGTGACAACTGAGAAGGTTGctgagcaggctgccccttcggcaACAGAAGAGATCGTCAGTGTCCCCAAGGAGCAAGAAAATGTCCCTGTCATGACAGAAAAAGAGGTTGAGAATCTTATCCCCtctgtgacagaaggaaaagtaccggtagtccctcaacaggagaTTGTTGACAAGGTTGCCCCTTCGGCGACAGAAGAGATCGTCAGTGTCCCCAAGATGCAAGAAAATGTCCCTGTCGTAAcagaagaaaaggctgagaatcttatcccctctgtgacagaaggaaaagttccgGTTGCGACAACAGAGAAGGTTGctgagcaggctgccccttcggcaACAGAAGAGATCGTCAGTGTCCCCAAGATGCAAGAAAATGTCTCTGTCGTAAcagaagaaaaggctgagaatcttatcccctctgtgacagaaggaaaagttccgGTTGCGACAACAGAGAAGGTTGctgagcaggctgccccttcggcaACAGAAGAGATCGTCAGTGTCCCCAAGATGCAAGAAAATGTCCCTGTCGTAAcagaagaaaaggctgagaatcttatcccctctgtgacagaaggaaaagttccgGTTGCGACAACAGAGAAGGTTGctgagcaggctgccccttcggcgACAGAAGAGATCGTCAGTGTCCCCAAGATGCAAGAAAATGTCCCTGTCGTAAcagaagaaaaggctgagaatcttatcccctctgtgacagaaggaaaagttccgGTTGCGACAACAGAGAAG GTTGctgagcaggctgccccttcggcaACAGAAGAGATCGTCAGTGTCCCCAAGATGCAAGAAAATGTCCCTGTCGTAAcagaagaaaaggctgagaatcttatcccctctgtgacagaaggaaaagttccgGTTGCGACAACAGAGAAGGTTGctgagcaggctgccccttcggcaACAGAAGAGATCGTCAGTGTCCCCAAGATGCAAGAAAATGTCCCTGTCGTAAcagaagaaaaggctgagaatcttatcccctctgtgacagaaggaaaagttccgGTTGCGACAACAGAGAAGGTTGctgagcaggctgccccttcggcaACAGAAGAGATCGTCAGTGTCCCCAAGATGCAAGAAAATGTCCCTGTCGTAAcagaagaaaaggctgagaatcttatcccctctgtgacagaaggaaaagtgccggtagtccctcaacaggagaTTGTTGACAAGGTTGCCCCTTcggcgacagaagaaaaagttcctgttgtggtAAAAGAGAAAGtcattgaacaggctgccccacaagaaagggttattgaaaaggTTCCCCCTGcggcgacagaagaaaaagttcctgtcgCGGTCAAAGAGAAAGTTAGTGAACAGGCAGCCCCTTCGGggacagaagagattgtcactgttcccaaagagcaagaacaagtccctgttgtaacagaggaaaaggtcgTTGAATAG
- the LOC127003553 gene encoding titin-like isoform X39 has protein sequence MKVVRKVVPAMRPMRVVRKVVPVMRPMRVVRKVVPAVRPMKVVRKVVPVMRPMKVVRKGVPSVRQGKVFVVHRVVEYVTPSVVTKRFPVVTQKKVLAKVPPTVTEGNIPVVTEKKVTENLIPSVTEGKVPVVTTEKVAEQAAPSATEEIVSVPKEQENVPVMTEKEVENLIPSVTEGKVPVVPQQEIVDKVAPSATEEIVSVPKMQENVPVVTEEKAENLIPSVTEGKVPVATTEKVAEQAAPSATEEIVSVPKMQENVSVVTEEKAENLIPSVTEGKVPVATTEKVAEQAAPSATEEIVSVPKMQENVPVVTEEKAENLIPSVTEGKVPVATTEKVAEQAAPSATEEIVSVPKMQENVPVVTEEKAENLIPSVTEGKVPVATTEKVAEQAAPSATEEIVSVPKMQENVPVVTEEKAENLIPSVTEGKVPVATTEKVAEQAAPSATEEIVSVPKMQENVPVVTEEKAENLIPSVTEGKVPVATTEKVAEQAAPSATEEIVSVPKMQENVPVVTEEKAENLIPSVTEGKVPVVPQQEIVDKVAPSATEEKVPVVVKEKVIEQAAPQERVIEKVPPAATEEKVPVAVKEKVSEQAAPSGTEEIVTVPKEQEQVPVVTEEKVVE, from the exons atgaaggtcgttagaaaggtagtccctgctaTGAGGCCAATGagggtcgttagaaag gtagtccctgttATGAGGCCAATGagggtcgttagaaaggtagtccctgctgtgaggccaatgaaggtcgttagaaaggtagtccctgttatgaggccaatgaaggtcgttagaaaggGTGTGCCCTCGGTGAGACAAGGAAAAGTCTTCGTTGTGCATCGAGTTGTTGAATACGTCACCCCTTCGGTGGTAACAAAAAGATTCCCCGTTGTGACACAGAAGAAGGTTCTTGCAAAGGTTCCCCCTACGGTGACAGAAGGAAACATCCCCGTTGTTACAGAAAAGAAAGTTACTGAGAATCTTATCCCCtctgtgacagaaggaaaagtgcCGGTTGTGACAACTGAGAAGGTTGctgagcaggctgccccttcggcaACAGAAGAGATCGTCAGTGTCCCCAAGGAGCAAGAAAATGTCCCTGTCATGACAGAAAAAGAGGTTGAGAATCTTATCCCCtctgtgacagaaggaaaagtaccggtagtccctcaacaggagaTTGTTGACAAGGTTGCCCCTTCGGCGACAGAAGAGATCGTCAGTGTCCCCAAGATGCAAGAAAATGTCCCTGTCGTAAcagaagaaaaggctgagaatcttatcccctctgtgacagaaggaaaagttccgGTTGCGACAACAGAGAAGGTTGctgagcaggctgccccttcggcaACAGAAGAGATCGTCAGTGTCCCCAAGATGCAAGAAAATGTCTCTGTCGTAAcagaagaaaaggctgagaatcttatcccctctgtgacagaaggaaaagttccgGTTGCGACAACAGAGAAGGTTGctgagcaggctgccccttcggcaACAGAAGAGATCGTCAGTGTCCCCAAGATGCAAGAAAATGTCCCTGTCGTAAcagaagaaaaggctgagaatcttatcccctctgtgacagaaggaaaagttccgGTTGCGACAACAGAGAAGGTTGctgagcaggctgccccttcggcgACAGAAGAGATCGTCAGTGTCCCCAAGATGCAAGAAAATGTCCCTGTCGTAAcagaagaaaaggctgagaatcttatcccctctgtgacagaaggaaaagttccgGTTGCGACAACAGAGAAG GTTGctgagcaggctgccccttcggcaACAGAAGAGATCGTCAGTGTCCCCAAGATGCAAGAAAATGTCCCTGTCGTAAcagaagaaaaggctgagaatcttatcccctctgtgacagaaggaaaagttccgGTTGCGACAACAGAGAAGGTTGctgagcaggctgccccttcggcaACAGAAGAGATCGTCAGTGTCCCCAAGATGCAAGAAAATGTCCCTGTCGTAAcagaagaaaaggctgagaatcttatcccctctgtgacagaaggaaaagttccgGTTGCGACAACAGAGAAGGTTGctgagcaggctgccccttcggcaACAGAAGAGATCGTCAGTGTCCCCAAGATGCAAGAAAATGTCCCTGTCGTAAcagaagaaaaggctgagaatcttatcccctctgtgacagaaggaaaagtgccggtagtccctcaacaggagaTTGTTGACAAGGTTGCCCCTTcggcgacagaagaaaaagttcctgttgtggtAAAAGAGAAAGtcattgaacaggctgccccacaagaaagggttattgaaaaggTTCCCCCTGcggcgacagaagaaaaagttcctgtcgCGGTCAAAGAGAAAGTTAGTGAACAGGCAGCCCCTTCGGggacagaagagattgtcactgttcccaaagagcaagaacaagtccctgttgtaacagaggaaaaggtcgTTGAATAG
- the LOC127003553 gene encoding titin-like isoform X34: MKVVRKVVPAMRPMRVVRKVVPVMRPMRVVRKVVPVMRPMRVVRKVVPAVRPMKVVRKVVPVMRPMKVVRKGVPSVRQGKVFVVHRVVEYVTPSVVTKRFPVVTQKKVLAKVPPTVTEGNIPVVTEKKVTENLIPSVTEGKVPVVTTEKVAEQAAPSATEEIVSVPKEQENVPVMTEKEVENLIPSVTEGKVPVVPQQEIVDKVAPSATEEIVSVPKMQENVPVVTEEKAENLIPSVTEGKVPVATTEKVAEQAAPSATEEIVSVPKMQENVSVVTEEKAENLIPSVTEGKVPVATTEKVAEQAAPSATEEIVSVPKMQENVPVVTEEKAENLIPSVTEGKVPVATTEKVAEQAAPSATEEIVSVPKMQENVPVVTEEKAENLIPSVTEGKVPVATTEKVAEQAAPSATEEIVSVPKMQENVPVVTEEKAENLIPSVTEGKVPVATTEKVAEQAAPSATEEIVSVPKMQENVPVVTEEKAENLIPSVTEGKVPVATTEKVAEQAAPSATEEIVSVPKMQENVPVVTEEKAENLIPSVTEGKVPVVPQQEIVDKVAPSATEEKVPVVVKEKVIEQAAPQERVIEKVPPAATEEKVPVAVKEKVSEQAAPSGTEEIVTVPKEQEQVPVVTEEKVVE, from the exons atgaaggtcgttagaaaggtagtccctgctaTGAGGCCAATGagggtcgttagaaag gtagtccctgttATGAGGCCAATGagggtcgttagaaag gtagtccctgttATGAGGCCAATGagggtcgttagaaaggtagtccctgctgtgaggccaatgaaggtcgttagaaaggtagtccctgttatgaggccaatgaaggtcgttagaaaggGTGTGCCCTCGGTGAGACAAGGAAAAGTCTTCGTTGTGCATCGAGTTGTTGAATACGTCACCCCTTCGGTGGTAACAAAAAGATTCCCCGTTGTGACACAGAAGAAGGTTCTTGCAAAGGTTCCCCCTACGGTGACAGAAGGAAACATCCCCGTTGTTACAGAAAAGAAAGTTACTGAGAATCTTATCCCCtctgtgacagaaggaaaagtgcCGGTTGTGACAACTGAGAAGGTTGctgagcaggctgccccttcggcaACAGAAGAGATCGTCAGTGTCCCCAAGGAGCAAGAAAATGTCCCTGTCATGACAGAAAAAGAGGTTGAGAATCTTATCCCCtctgtgacagaaggaaaagtaccggtagtccctcaacaggagaTTGTTGACAAGGTTGCCCCTTCGGCGACAGAAGAGATCGTCAGTGTCCCCAAGATGCAAGAAAATGTCCCTGTCGTAAcagaagaaaaggctgagaatcttatcccctctgtgacagaaggaaaagttccgGTTGCGACAACAGAGAAGGTTGctgagcaggctgccccttcggcaACAGAAGAGATCGTCAGTGTCCCCAAGATGCAAGAAAATGTCTCTGTCGTAAcagaagaaaaggctgagaatcttatcccctctgtgacagaaggaaaagttccgGTTGCGACAACAGAGAAGGTTGctgagcaggctgccccttcggcaACAGAAGAGATCGTCAGTGTCCCCAAGATGCAAGAAAATGTCCCTGTCGTAAcagaagaaaaggctgagaatcttatcccctctgtgacagaaggaaaagttccgGTTGCGACAACAGAGAAGGTTGctgagcaggctgccccttcggcgACAGAAGAGATCGTCAGTGTCCCCAAGATGCAAGAAAATGTCCCTGTCGTAAcagaagaaaaggctgagaatcttatcccctctgtgacagaaggaaaagttccgGTTGCGACAACAGAGAAG GTTGctgagcaggctgccccttcggcaACAGAAGAGATCGTCAGTGTCCCCAAGATGCAAGAAAATGTCCCTGTCGTAAcagaagaaaaggctgagaatcttatcccctctgtgacagaaggaaaagttccgGTTGCGACAACAGAGAAGGTTGctgagcaggctgccccttcggcaACAGAAGAGATCGTCAGTGTCCCCAAGATGCAAGAAAATGTCCCTGTCGTAAcagaagaaaaggctgagaatcttatcccctctgtgacagaaggaaaagttccgGTTGCGACAACAGAGAAGGTTGctgagcaggctgccccttcggcaACAGAAGAGATCGTCAGTGTCCCCAAGATGCAAGAAAATGTCCCTGTCGTAAcagaagaaaaggctgagaatcttatcccctctgtgacagaaggaaaagtgccggtagtccctcaacaggagaTTGTTGACAAGGTTGCCCCTTcggcgacagaagaaaaagttcctgttgtggtAAAAGAGAAAGtcattgaacaggctgccccacaagaaagggttattgaaaaggTTCCCCCTGcggcgacagaagaaaaagttcctgtcgCGGTCAAAGAGAAAGTTAGTGAACAGGCAGCCCCTTCGGggacagaagagattgtcactgttcccaaagagcaagaacaagtccctgttgtaacagaggaaaaggtcgTTGAATAG
- the LOC127003553 gene encoding titin-like isoform X28: MKVVRKVVPAMRPMRVVRKVVPVMRPMRVVRKVVPVMRPMRVVRKVVPVMRPMRVVRKVVPAVRPMKVVRKVVPVMRPMKVVRKGVPSVRQGKVFVVHRVVEYVTPSVVTKRFPVVTQKKVLAKVPPTVTEGNIPVVTEKKVTENLIPSVTEGKVPVVTTEKVAEQAAPSATEEIVSVPKEQENVPVMTEKEVENLIPSVTEGKVPVVPQQEIVDKVAPSATEEIVSVPKMQENVPVVTEEKAENLIPSVTEGKVPVATTEKVAEQAAPSATEEIVSVPKMQENVSVVTEEKAENLIPSVTEGKVPVATTEKVAEQAAPSATEEIVSVPKMQENVPVVTEEKAENLIPSVTEGKVPVATTEKVAEQAAPSATEEIVSVPKMQENVPVVTEEKAENLIPSVTEGKVPVATTEKVAEQAAPSATEEIVSVPKMQENVPVVTEEKAENLIPSVTEGKVPVATTEKVAEQAAPSATEEIVSVPKMQENVPVVTEEKAENLIPSVTEGKVPVATTEKVAEQAAPSATEEIVSVPKMQENVPVVTEEKAENLIPSVTEGKVPVVPQQEIVDKVAPSATEEKVPVVVKEKVIEQAAPQERVIEKVPPAATEEKVPVAVKEKVSEQAAPSGTEEIVTVPKEQEQVPVVTEEKVVE, from the exons atgaaggtcgttagaaaggtagtccctgctaTGAGGCCAATGagggtcgttagaaag gtagtccctgttATGAGGCCAATGagggtcgttagaaaggtagtccctgttATGAGGCCAATGagggtcgttagaaag gtagtccctgttATGAGGCCAATGagggtcgttagaaaggtagtccctgctgtgaggccaatgaaggtcgttagaaaggtagtccctgttatgaggccaatgaaggtcgttagaaaggGTGTGCCCTCGGTGAGACAAGGAAAAGTCTTCGTTGTGCATCGAGTTGTTGAATACGTCACCCCTTCGGTGGTAACAAAAAGATTCCCCGTTGTGACACAGAAGAAGGTTCTTGCAAAGGTTCCCCCTACGGTGACAGAAGGAAACATCCCCGTTGTTACAGAAAAGAAAGTTACTGAGAATCTTATCCCCtctgtgacagaaggaaaagtgcCGGTTGTGACAACTGAGAAGGTTGctgagcaggctgccccttcggcaACAGAAGAGATCGTCAGTGTCCCCAAGGAGCAAGAAAATGTCCCTGTCATGACAGAAAAAGAGGTTGAGAATCTTATCCCCtctgtgacagaaggaaaagtaccggtagtccctcaacaggagaTTGTTGACAAGGTTGCCCCTTCGGCGACAGAAGAGATCGTCAGTGTCCCCAAGATGCAAGAAAATGTCCCTGTCGTAAcagaagaaaaggctgagaatcttatcccctctgtgacagaaggaaaagttccgGTTGCGACAACAGAGAAGGTTGctgagcaggctgccccttcggcaACAGAAGAGATCGTCAGTGTCCCCAAGATGCAAGAAAATGTCTCTGTCGTAAcagaagaaaaggctgagaatcttatcccctctgtgacagaaggaaaagttccgGTTGCGACAACAGAGAAGGTTGctgagcaggctgccccttcggcaACAGAAGAGATCGTCAGTGTCCCCAAGATGCAAGAAAATGTCCCTGTCGTAAcagaagaaaaggctgagaatcttatcccctctgtgacagaaggaaaagttccgGTTGCGACAACAGAGAAGGTTGctgagcaggctgccccttcggcgACAGAAGAGATCGTCAGTGTCCCCAAGATGCAAGAAAATGTCCCTGTCGTAAcagaagaaaaggctgagaatcttatcccctctgtgacagaaggaaaagttccgGTTGCGACAACAGAGAAG GTTGctgagcaggctgccccttcggcaACAGAAGAGATCGTCAGTGTCCCCAAGATGCAAGAAAATGTCCCTGTCGTAAcagaagaaaaggctgagaatcttatcccctctgtgacagaaggaaaagttccgGTTGCGACAACAGAGAAGGTTGctgagcaggctgccccttcggcaACAGAAGAGATCGTCAGTGTCCCCAAGATGCAAGAAAATGTCCCTGTCGTAAcagaagaaaaggctgagaatcttatcccctctgtgacagaaggaaaagttccgGTTGCGACAACAGAGAAGGTTGctgagcaggctgccccttcggcaACAGAAGAGATCGTCAGTGTCCCCAAGATGCAAGAAAATGTCCCTGTCGTAAcagaagaaaaggctgagaatcttatcccctctgtgacagaaggaaaagtgccggtagtccctcaacaggagaTTGTTGACAAGGTTGCCCCTTcggcgacagaagaaaaagttcctgttgtggtAAAAGAGAAAGtcattgaacaggctgccccacaagaaagggttattgaaaaggTTCCCCCTGcggcgacagaagaaaaagttcctgtcgCGGTCAAAGAGAAAGTTAGTGAACAGGCAGCCCCTTCGGggacagaagagattgtcactgttcccaaagagcaagaacaagtccctgttgtaacagaggaaaaggtcgTTGAATAG
- the LOC127003553 gene encoding titin-like isoform X27: MKVVRKVVPAMRPMRVVRKVVPVMRPMRVVRKVVPAVRPMKVVRKVVPVMRPMRVVRKVVPAVRPMKVVRKVVPVMRPMKVVRKGVPSVRQGKVFVVHRVVEYVTPSVVTKRFPVVTQKKVLAKVPPTVTEGNIPVVTEKKVTENLIPSVTEGKVPVVTTEKVAEQAAPSATEEIVSVPKEQENVPVMTEKEVENLIPSVTEGKVPVVPQQEIVDKVAPSATEEIVSVPKMQENVPVVTEEKAENLIPSVTEGKVPVATTEKVAEQAAPSATEEIVSVPKMQENVSVVTEEKAENLIPSVTEGKVPVATTEKVAEQAAPSATEEIVSVPKMQENVPVVTEEKAENLIPSVTEGKVPVATTEKVAEQAAPSATEEIVSVPKMQENVPVVTEEKAENLIPSVTEGKVPVATTEKVAEQAAPSATEEIVSVPKMQENVPVVTEEKAENLIPSVTEGKVPVATTEKVAEQAAPSATEEIVSVPKMQENVPVVTEEKAENLIPSVTEGKVPVATTEKVAEQAAPSATEEIVSVPKMQENVPVVTEEKAENLIPSVTEGKVPVVPQQEIVDKVAPSATEEKVPVVVKEKVIEQAAPQERVIEKVPPAATEEKVPVAVKEKVSEQAAPSGTEEIVTVPKEQEQVPVVTEEKVVE; encoded by the exons atgaaggtcgttagaaaggtagtccctgctaTGAGGCCAATGagggtcgttagaaag gtagtccctgttATGAGGCCAATGagggtcgttagaaaggtagtccctgctgtgaggccaatgaaggtcgttagaaaggtagtccctgttATGAGGCCAATGagggtcgttagaaaggtagtccctgctgtgaggccaatgaaggtcgttagaaaggtagtccctgttatgaggccaatgaaggtcgttagaaaggGTGTGCCCTCGGTGAGACAAGGAAAAGTCTTCGTTGTGCATCGAGTTGTTGAATACGTCACCCCTTCGGTGGTAACAAAAAGATTCCCCGTTGTGACACAGAAGAAGGTTCTTGCAAAGGTTCCCCCTACGGTGACAGAAGGAAACATCCCCGTTGTTACAGAAAAGAAAGTTACTGAGAATCTTATCCCCtctgtgacagaaggaaaagtgcCGGTTGTGACAACTGAGAAGGTTGctgagcaggctgccccttcggcaACAGAAGAGATCGTCAGTGTCCCCAAGGAGCAAGAAAATGTCCCTGTCATGACAGAAAAAGAGGTTGAGAATCTTATCCCCtctgtgacagaaggaaaagtaccggtagtccctcaacaggagaTTGTTGACAAGGTTGCCCCTTCGGCGACAGAAGAGATCGTCAGTGTCCCCAAGATGCAAGAAAATGTCCCTGTCGTAAcagaagaaaaggctgagaatcttatcccctctgtgacagaaggaaaagttccgGTTGCGACAACAGAGAAGGTTGctgagcaggctgccccttcggcaACAGAAGAGATCGTCAGTGTCCCCAAGATGCAAGAAAATGTCTCTGTCGTAAcagaagaaaaggctgagaatcttatcccctctgtgacagaaggaaaagttccgGTTGCGACAACAGAGAAGGTTGctgagcaggctgccccttcggcaACAGAAGAGATCGTCAGTGTCCCCAAGATGCAAGAAAATGTCCCTGTCGTAAcagaagaaaaggctgagaatcttatcccctctgtgacagaaggaaaagttccgGTTGCGACAACAGAGAAGGTTGctgagcaggctgccccttcggcgACAGAAGAGATCGTCAGTGTCCCCAAGATGCAAGAAAATGTCCCTGTCGTAAcagaagaaaaggctgagaatcttatcccctctgtgacagaaggaaaagttccgGTTGCGACAACAGAGAAG GTTGctgagcaggctgccccttcggcaACAGAAGAGATCGTCAGTGTCCCCAAGATGCAAGAAAATGTCCCTGTCGTAAcagaagaaaaggctgagaatcttatcccctctgtgacagaaggaaaagttccgGTTGCGACAACAGAGAAGGTTGctgagcaggctgccccttcggcaACAGAAGAGATCGTCAGTGTCCCCAAGATGCAAGAAAATGTCCCTGTCGTAAcagaagaaaaggctgagaatcttatcccctctgtgacagaaggaaaagttccgGTTGCGACAACAGAGAAGGTTGctgagcaggctgccccttcggcaACAGAAGAGATCGTCAGTGTCCCCAAGATGCAAGAAAATGTCCCTGTCGTAAcagaagaaaaggctgagaatcttatcccctctgtgacagaaggaaaagtgccggtagtccctcaacaggagaTTGTTGACAAGGTTGCCCCTTcggcgacagaagaaaaagttcctgttgtggtAAAAGAGAAAGtcattgaacaggctgccccacaagaaagggttattgaaaaggTTCCCCCTGcggcgacagaagaaaaagttcctgtcgCGGTCAAAGAGAAAGTTAGTGAACAGGCAGCCCCTTCGGggacagaagagattgtcactgttcccaaagagcaagaacaagtccctgttgtaacagaggaaaaggtcgTTGAATAG